A genomic window from Rhizobium sp. EC-SD404 includes:
- a CDS encoding phage portal protein produces the protein MKFSFSLPWRKAGAGARPAVETKASHFGMGFVALHQTVGAQWSGRSFGALAQAGFMRNPIGHRCVRLIAEAGASVPLIAYEGERELDRHPVLELLAAPNGSQAGVEFREALIGQLVLSGNAYVEAVGIGERLRELHLLRPDLVTPVEDRSGWLTGYDYNCRGQKRRIELGHAGEGGLMHLRLFNPLDAHTGFPPLAAAAMALDLHNQAAVWNKALLDNLARPSGALVYQPKEGGNLTEEQYERLKEELEEGYSGAKRAGRPLLLEGGLDWKAMALTPREMDFVEAKNGAARDIALALGVPPMLLGIPGDNTYANYQEANRAFYRLTILPLMTRICARLTHWLSPAFGDDIRIDFDTDQIAGLAIEREADWKRLQGADFLTEDEKRKAVGYEPLER, from the coding sequence ATGAAATTCTCTTTCAGCCTGCCCTGGCGCAAAGCCGGGGCCGGGGCGCGGCCGGCTGTCGAGACCAAGGCCAGCCATTTCGGCATGGGCTTCGTCGCTCTGCACCAGACAGTCGGTGCGCAATGGTCGGGCCGATCTTTCGGAGCGCTGGCGCAGGCTGGTTTCATGCGTAACCCGATCGGGCATCGCTGCGTGCGGTTGATTGCGGAAGCGGGCGCCTCGGTGCCGCTGATCGCCTATGAGGGCGAGCGGGAGCTCGATCGCCACCCGGTTCTGGAGCTGTTGGCGGCGCCGAACGGGAGCCAGGCGGGCGTGGAGTTTCGCGAAGCCCTGATCGGCCAGTTGGTGCTCTCCGGCAATGCCTATGTCGAGGCCGTGGGGATCGGCGAGCGACTGCGTGAGCTGCATCTTCTCAGGCCCGATCTCGTGACGCCCGTGGAGGATCGCAGCGGTTGGCTCACCGGTTACGACTATAACTGCCGCGGGCAGAAGCGACGCATCGAGCTTGGTCATGCGGGCGAAGGCGGGCTGATGCACTTGCGGCTGTTCAACCCGCTCGATGCGCATACGGGATTTCCGCCGCTCGCTGCCGCCGCGATGGCGCTCGATTTGCACAACCAGGCGGCGGTCTGGAACAAGGCCTTGCTCGACAATTTGGCACGGCCGTCCGGCGCGCTGGTCTACCAGCCGAAAGAGGGCGGCAACCTTACCGAAGAGCAATATGAACGTCTGAAGGAGGAACTGGAGGAAGGCTATTCCGGTGCCAAGCGCGCGGGAAGGCCGCTTCTTCTGGAAGGTGGGCTGGACTGGAAGGCGATGGCGCTGACGCCGCGCGAAATGGATTTCGTCGAGGCAAAGAACGGTGCCGCCCGCGATATCGCACTTGCGCTCGGCGTGCCGCCGATGCTGCTCGGGATCCCAGGTGACAACACCTATGCGAACTATCAGGAGGCGAACCGCGCTTTTTACCGGCTGACGATCCTGCCGCTGATGACGCGCATCTGCGCGCGACTGACGCACTGGCTCTCCCCGGCGTTCGGCGACGACATTCGCATCGATTTCGACACCGACCAGATCGCGGGTCTCGCGATCGAGCGGGAAGCCGACTGGAAACGCCTGCAGGGCGCTGACTTCCTGACCGAGGACGAGAAGCGAAAAGCCGTGGGATACGAACCACTTGAGCGGTGA
- a CDS encoding head-tail connector protein: protein MTIVVTDPAVGEALTLAEAKTHLRVETNLEDGLIESLIRVAREHLESVTGLVLLDQGFRLFLDDWPKAHAILLRRHPVKRLEAVVVYDADGLPEEVDLASVRLDRTRRPARLIVSAIKAPARIVNGIEVEFRAGFGESGADVPDVLKRAMLIHVAAMYELRSGISIGQQPALVPDGYDRLIAPWTRRSL from the coding sequence ATGACGATAGTCGTGACGGACCCGGCCGTCGGCGAAGCGCTGACGCTTGCCGAGGCAAAGACGCATCTGCGCGTGGAGACCAATCTCGAAGACGGACTGATCGAAAGCCTGATCCGCGTGGCGCGTGAGCATCTGGAAAGCGTGACAGGCCTTGTTCTGCTGGACCAGGGCTTTCGGCTTTTCCTGGACGACTGGCCGAAGGCCCATGCGATCCTTTTGCGCCGGCATCCGGTCAAACGCCTCGAGGCGGTCGTGGTCTATGACGCGGACGGCCTGCCGGAAGAGGTGGATCTGGCAAGTGTTCGGCTCGATCGGACGCGACGGCCGGCCCGGCTGATCGTTTCGGCGATCAAGGCGCCGGCGCGGATCGTCAACGGCATCGAGGTGGAGTTTCGGGCCGGATTCGGCGAAAGCGGCGCAGATGTGCCGGACGTGCTGAAGCGGGCGATGCTCATCCATGTGGCCGCAATGTACGAGTTGCGCTCCGGTATCTCGATCGGGCAACAACCGGCGCTCGTGCCGGACGGCTACGACCGGCTGATCGCGCCGTGGACGCGGCGATCACTATGA
- a CDS encoding phage major tail protein, TP901-1 family, with product MGAQRGKDLLLKIESGGQFVTVAGLRAKRLAFNAQTVDATDSESAGRWRELLAGAGVQRASVSGSGLFRNAESDALTRTVFFAGQIVDWQIVVPAFGTLSGPFQITALEYAGRHDGEITFEIAMESAGALVFGGEA from the coding sequence ATGGGTGCGCAGAGGGGCAAAGACCTGCTGCTGAAGATCGAGAGCGGCGGGCAGTTCGTGACCGTCGCGGGGCTGCGGGCAAAACGCCTCGCATTCAATGCGCAGACCGTGGACGCGACGGACTCAGAATCCGCCGGCCGGTGGCGCGAGCTTCTGGCCGGCGCCGGCGTGCAGCGGGCCTCGGTGTCTGGGTCGGGGCTCTTCAGAAATGCGGAAAGCGACGCGCTGACGCGCACGGTCTTCTTCGCCGGCCAGATTGTGGATTGGCAGATCGTGGTGCCAGCTTTCGGCACGCTGTCTGGCCCTTTCCAGATCACGGCACTGGAATATGCCGGGCGGCATGACGGCGAGATCACCTTCGAGATTGCCATGGAATCGGCCGGGGCGCTGGTGTTCGGGGGTGAGGCATGA
- a CDS encoding NlpC/P60 family protein, giving the protein MTAPIITRQLILDEAKRWLGTPYRHQGSSRGIGCDCLGLIRGVWRAVYGCEPEAPEPYALDWAESSRSERLLEAAERHCGVGFDMDEARPGDLVVLRWKPDQPAKHLGILSGPDHFIHAYEQASVVQSALVPSWRRRVAAAYRFPGVKD; this is encoded by the coding sequence ATGACGGCGCCGATTATCACCCGCCAGCTCATCCTCGACGAAGCCAAACGGTGGTTGGGAACGCCTTATAGGCATCAGGGATCGAGCCGGGGCATCGGCTGCGATTGCCTTGGCCTCATTCGCGGGGTTTGGCGTGCCGTGTACGGGTGTGAACCTGAGGCGCCTGAGCCTTATGCTTTGGACTGGGCGGAATCGAGTCGAAGCGAGCGGCTGCTGGAAGCGGCTGAACGACATTGCGGCGTGGGCTTCGACATGGACGAGGCGCGGCCGGGCGACCTAGTCGTGCTGCGCTGGAAGCCCGACCAACCGGCCAAGCACCTCGGCATATTGAGCGGCCCCGACCACTTCATCCACGCCTACGAGCAAGCAAGCGTCGTCCAATCGGCACTGGTCCCTTCGTGGCGGCGCCGTGTCGCTGCAGCCTATCGCTTTCCAGGGGTCAAAGACTGA
- a CDS encoding phage tail tape measure protein — protein sequence MTEDGLAYRVELDGRPFERALGDLELRAERLGSALTGAMRRAAVEGRDLEQVLRGLALRMSDIALDAGLRPLQNALSGAVSGFAEGVVGRVVPFAKGGVVSTPSYFPMGGEIGLAGEAGAEAILPLARGADGRLGVAAGAVHGAGSPIVFNVTTPDAASFLKSEAQVSAMLARAVGRGTRGL from the coding sequence ATGACCGAGGACGGCCTTGCCTATCGCGTCGAACTGGACGGTCGTCCGTTCGAGCGCGCGCTGGGCGATCTTGAACTGCGTGCCGAACGCCTGGGAAGCGCGCTGACGGGCGCCATGCGCCGCGCCGCCGTGGAGGGGCGTGACCTGGAGCAGGTCTTGCGCGGACTGGCTTTGCGGATGAGCGACATCGCGCTCGATGCCGGCTTGCGGCCGCTGCAGAATGCCCTTTCGGGCGCTGTATCCGGTTTTGCTGAGGGGGTGGTCGGGCGCGTCGTGCCATTCGCCAAGGGCGGCGTGGTCTCGACGCCGAGTTATTTTCCGATGGGTGGCGAAATCGGCCTGGCCGGCGAGGCGGGCGCGGAAGCGATCCTGCCGCTCGCCCGCGGTGCCGACGGCAGGTTGGGCGTTGCCGCAGGTGCGGTCCACGGCGCAGGTTCGCCGATCGTCTTCAATGTGACCACGCCCGATGCGGCAAGCTTCCTGAAGTCGGAAGCGCAGGTGAGCGCCATGCTGGCGCGCGCTGTCGGACGCGGGACGAGAGGACTTTGA
- a CDS encoding phage head closure protein, with protein MRLDLEEPAGEDDGQGGSTGEWRHVSGLWAKLEPAGILHLEQASQMQQTASYRVTLRHRTDVAIGMRFTRFERVFLILTVTDPDESGRYLVCECEELS; from the coding sequence ATGCGGCTTGATCTGGAAGAGCCGGCCGGTGAGGACGATGGCCAGGGCGGCTCGACCGGGGAGTGGCGGCATGTTTCCGGCCTTTGGGCGAAGCTCGAACCGGCGGGCATCTTGCACCTTGAGCAGGCATCCCAGATGCAGCAGACGGCAAGCTATCGAGTGACGCTGCGGCACCGAACGGATGTTGCCATTGGCATGCGCTTCACCCGGTTCGAGCGGGTGTTCCTTATCCTGACCGTGACCGACCCCGATGAGTCAGGACGCTATCTCGTCTGCGAGTGCGAGGAACTGTCATGA
- a CDS encoding phage major capsid protein produces the protein MDEQAGVRAPEVKAADDDVGAAFGAFMNQFEAFKDENEQRLDELKNRGAEDVVTREKLDRISKSMDAQQRLIDELVLKRARPAIGGATSAQMLERKDAFERYVRRGDESDLRMIEAKAMSYGSDPDGGFLVPEEIDTEIGRRLSTLSPIRSIATVRQVSGAVLKKPFAVSGMAVGWVGETAARPQTNTAQLAELSFPTMELYAMPAATASLLEDSAVDIESWIASEVEIAFAEQESAAFIGGDGVNKPRGILDYDTVSEAAWTWGSIGTVATGSAGALDADAPSDVLIDTIYALKAGYRQNASFLMNRKTQAAIRKIKDADGNYIWQPPATAGARAALMGFPVVEAEDMPDIAADATPIAFGDFRRGYMIVDRTGVRILRDPYSAKPYVLFYTTKRVGGGVQDFDAIKLVKFSA, from the coding sequence ATGGATGAGCAGGCAGGCGTGCGCGCACCGGAAGTCAAGGCAGCCGATGATGATGTCGGGGCAGCCTTCGGCGCCTTCATGAACCAGTTCGAGGCGTTCAAGGATGAGAACGAGCAACGACTGGACGAACTGAAAAATCGCGGCGCGGAAGATGTGGTGACGCGCGAAAAGCTCGACCGCATCTCCAAGTCGATGGACGCCCAGCAGCGCCTGATCGACGAACTGGTGCTGAAGCGTGCCCGCCCGGCGATCGGTGGAGCGACGAGCGCGCAGATGCTGGAGCGCAAGGACGCGTTCGAGCGCTATGTGCGCCGCGGCGACGAGAGCGACCTGCGGATGATCGAGGCCAAGGCCATGTCCTATGGCTCCGATCCGGATGGTGGTTTTCTTGTCCCGGAAGAGATCGACACCGAAATCGGCCGTCGTTTGAGCACGCTGTCGCCGATCCGCTCGATCGCAACCGTCAGGCAGGTTTCCGGTGCAGTGCTGAAGAAGCCCTTTGCGGTTTCGGGCATGGCTGTCGGCTGGGTCGGCGAGACGGCTGCGCGGCCGCAGACGAATACGGCGCAGCTGGCCGAACTGTCGTTCCCGACGATGGAGCTCTATGCGATGCCGGCCGCGACCGCCTCGCTGCTGGAGGATAGCGCCGTCGACATCGAGTCGTGGATCGCATCGGAAGTCGAGATTGCTTTTGCCGAACAGGAAAGCGCCGCCTTCATTGGCGGCGACGGCGTCAACAAGCCGCGCGGCATCCTCGACTACGACACGGTTTCGGAGGCCGCCTGGACCTGGGGCTCGATCGGGACCGTGGCGACCGGCAGCGCCGGCGCGCTGGATGCCGATGCGCCCTCGGATGTGCTGATCGACACGATCTATGCACTGAAAGCCGGCTATCGGCAGAACGCCTCCTTCTTGATGAATCGGAAGACGCAGGCGGCCATTCGCAAGATCAAGGACGCGGACGGCAACTACATCTGGCAGCCGCCGGCAACGGCCGGGGCGCGCGCTGCCTTGATGGGCTTTCCGGTCGTCGAAGCCGAAGACATGCCGGATATCGCGGCGGATGCGACCCCGATTGCCTTCGGCGATTTCCGGCGCGGCTACATGATCGTCGACCGCACGGGCGTGCGCATCCTGCGCGATCCCTATTCGGCGAAACCCTACGTGCTTTTCTACACGACCAAGCGCGTCGGTGGTGGCGTGCAGGATTTCGACGCGATCAAGCTGGTCAAGTTCTCCGCTTAG
- a CDS encoding gene transfer agent family protein, whose product MTLRKITANPRRGEIAASIDGERRVLCLTLGALAELEAAFGADDLSKLVDRFATGGLSARDIMRVVGAGLRGGGNLFTDDEVAQMTIEGGARGFAELVAQLLEATFGGGSASTANP is encoded by the coding sequence ATGACGCTGCGCAAGATCACCGCCAATCCGAGGCGGGGCGAGATCGCCGCATCCATCGACGGCGAACGGAGGGTGCTTTGCCTGACGCTCGGTGCCTTGGCAGAGCTGGAAGCAGCATTCGGCGCCGACGACCTCTCCAAGCTCGTCGATCGATTTGCCACGGGTGGTCTGTCCGCACGGGACATCATGCGCGTGGTCGGAGCGGGGCTGCGTGGTGGCGGCAACCTCTTCACCGACGACGAGGTGGCGCAGATGACCATCGAGGGCGGTGCGCGCGGCTTCGCCGAACTGGTTGCCCAATTGCTGGAAGCGACTTTCGGTGGCGGGAGCGCCTCCACCGCAAACCCTTGA
- a CDS encoding rcc01693 family protein: protein MERLADAPPFPWDAVMRVSLLHLRLSPEQLWRMTPRELAMVLGTRRPAGTLDRMALDDLMRSFPDREQLA from the coding sequence GTGGAGCGGCTAGCGGATGCGCCACCGTTTCCCTGGGATGCGGTGATGCGCGTCTCGCTCCTGCATCTGCGGCTGTCGCCCGAACAGCTTTGGCGCATGACGCCTCGCGAACTTGCGATGGTCCTGGGGACCAGGCGGCCTGCTGGGACGCTGGATCGCATGGCGCTTGACGATCTGATGCGCAGTTTTCCAGACAGGGAGCAACTTGCATGA
- a CDS encoding DUF2460 domain-containing protein, translated as MTDFHDVRFPLRLAIATSGGPARRTDIVQLNNGREQRNARWANARRRYDAGTSVRTLDDLHALLAFFEARRGQLHGFRFRDPIDFKSCAPSIAIAATDQQIGIGDGVRTRFSLVKHHGDDAASISRSISKPVTSSVLVAIDGETVPVDRYAVDSSSGDVVFAPGFEPAAGTAVSAGFEFDVPVRFDMDRLEISLTAFQAGQIPSVPMVEIVP; from the coding sequence ATGACCGATTTCCACGACGTGCGGTTTCCGCTTCGGCTGGCGATCGCGACGAGCGGAGGCCCGGCGCGGCGAACCGATATCGTGCAGCTGAACAACGGCCGCGAGCAGCGCAATGCGCGCTGGGCGAACGCTCGGCGCCGTTACGATGCGGGGACCAGCGTTCGAACGCTCGACGATCTGCACGCGCTGCTGGCATTCTTCGAGGCGCGGCGCGGACAGCTGCACGGCTTCCGGTTCCGCGATCCTATCGATTTCAAATCTTGCGCCCCGTCCATCGCCATTGCGGCAACGGATCAGCAGATCGGCATTGGCGATGGAGTACGCACACGGTTCTCGCTCGTGAAGCACCACGGCGACGACGCAGCATCCATCTCCCGGTCAATCAGCAAGCCGGTGACTTCCTCCGTTCTGGTGGCGATCGACGGGGAAACGGTGCCGGTCGATCGATATGCAGTCGATTCGAGCAGCGGTGACGTCGTCTTCGCACCGGGCTTCGAGCCAGCCGCCGGCACTGCGGTTTCGGCGGGCTTCGAGTTCGACGTGCCGGTTCGCTTCGACATGGATCGGCTCGAGATCAGCCTGACCGCTTTCCAGGCCGGCCAGATCCCTTCGGTGCCCATGGTGGAGATCGTGCCATGA
- a CDS encoding DUF3168 domain-containing protein, translated as MSASSNLQQAIVSTLRNDTELMSSLKGADIFDRQIQGARLPYIVLDNFEITELSTDDDCSEEHRVTLAVYSGENGRREVQAILKRLRQVLHDAAFPLVEARLVGLRVVSTDMRRIAKSRLHRGTMVLRAFTESA; from the coding sequence ATGAGTGCCTCATCCAACTTGCAGCAGGCAATCGTTTCAACGCTGAGAAACGACACTGAGCTGATGTCGAGCCTCAAGGGGGCGGACATCTTCGACAGACAGATCCAGGGTGCCCGTCTGCCATACATCGTGCTCGACAATTTCGAGATAACGGAATTGAGCACGGACGATGATTGCAGCGAGGAGCACCGCGTCACGCTGGCCGTCTATTCGGGCGAGAACGGCAGGCGCGAGGTTCAGGCGATCCTGAAGCGGCTGCGGCAGGTGCTGCATGACGCGGCGTTCCCGCTCGTCGAGGCTCGACTGGTGGGCCTGAGGGTCGTTTCGACCGATATGAGGCGCATAGCGAAGAGCCGTCTGCACCGAGGAACGATGGTTTTACGGGCGTTTACCGAAAGCGCCTGA
- a CDS encoding HK97 family phage prohead protease, giving the protein MSADAIIACRQKKYADLSLETVTEAGRFSGYASVFDAIDMGGDAIAPGAFAASLKARGSGGVKMLFQHDPNIPIGRWMSIAEDRRGLKVTGQLAMGVARAREIHELMRAGAIDGLSIGFKTVRAEADRRRDVRRILQADLWEISVVTFPMLPEARVAAVKAAGRKQLSLAAIIRQATEIMQQKKGRYHG; this is encoded by the coding sequence ATGAGTGCAGACGCGATCATCGCCTGCAGACAGAAGAAATATGCCGATCTTTCGCTGGAGACGGTGACGGAGGCCGGGCGGTTCTCCGGCTATGCCAGCGTCTTCGATGCCATCGACATGGGCGGAGACGCGATCGCGCCCGGCGCCTTTGCGGCTTCGCTGAAGGCACGCGGATCCGGCGGCGTGAAAATGCTGTTCCAGCACGATCCGAACATTCCCATCGGCCGTTGGATGTCGATCGCCGAGGACCGGCGCGGCCTCAAGGTGACGGGCCAATTGGCGATGGGTGTCGCCCGCGCGCGGGAAATCCATGAATTGATGCGCGCCGGTGCGATCGACGGCCTCTCGATCGGATTCAAGACCGTCAGGGCAGAGGCGGACCGCAGGCGCGACGTGCGCCGCATCCTTCAGGCCGATCTCTGGGAAATTTCGGTGGTGACATTTCCGATGTTGCCCGAGGCGCGGGTGGCCGCGGTGAAGGCGGCCGGCCGGAAGCAATTGTCGCTGGCGGCGATCATCCGCCAGGCGACTGAGATCATGCAGCAGAAAAAAGGACGATACCATGGATGA
- a CDS encoding DUF2163 domain-containing protein produces the protein MCNAWRLTRADGVVLGFTDHDVPLTFAGTAFSPVSGFVGTEVESGLGLAVDTSEVAGAFSADAITEQDLKAGRYDGARVELFAVNWMAPADGHLLMQVFDLGEVSRAGQAFRAELRSMAQQLDAVRGRVYGRQCDANLGDQRCGVALGTPALIGLATVVAVEHGAKLRVGGIAEFDDGWFRYGIANWQSGANAGLSVAVLSHTRHDDGAEIELWSSMGDAPQEGDTLRLTAGCDKTFQTCRDKFANTLNFRGFPHLPGADFAYGYAGEGGLHDGSSVVP, from the coding sequence ATGTGCAATGCCTGGAGGCTGACAAGGGCCGATGGAGTCGTGCTGGGCTTCACCGACCATGATGTCCCGCTGACCTTTGCCGGAACTGCATTTTCGCCCGTGAGCGGTTTCGTCGGTACCGAGGTCGAGAGCGGGCTGGGGCTTGCCGTCGATACGAGTGAGGTCGCGGGCGCCTTCTCCGCAGACGCCATCACCGAGCAGGATCTGAAGGCTGGGCGGTACGATGGCGCGCGCGTTGAGCTTTTCGCTGTAAACTGGATGGCGCCGGCGGACGGCCACCTGCTGATGCAGGTTTTCGATCTGGGCGAGGTTTCGCGTGCCGGACAGGCCTTTCGTGCCGAGCTGCGCAGCATGGCGCAACAGCTCGACGCCGTCCGGGGTCGCGTCTATGGCCGCCAATGCGATGCCAATCTCGGCGATCAGCGATGCGGTGTTGCGCTTGGCACGCCAGCACTGATCGGCCTTGCCACCGTGGTTGCCGTCGAACATGGAGCCAAGCTGCGGGTTGGCGGGATCGCGGAGTTTGATGACGGCTGGTTCCGCTACGGCATCGCCAACTGGCAGAGCGGTGCGAATGCAGGGCTGTCGGTTGCGGTGCTCAGTCACACCCGGCACGACGACGGCGCGGAGATCGAGCTGTGGTCGTCGATGGGTGACGCGCCGCAGGAAGGCGACACACTCCGGCTCACCGCAGGCTGTGACAAGACATTCCAAACGTGCCGAGATAAGTTTGCCAACACTCTGAATTTCAGAGGCTTTCCGCACCTGCCGGGGGCTGACTTCGCCTATGGTTACGCCGGTGAAGGAGGGCTTCACGATGGTTCGTCGGTGGTCCCATGA
- a CDS encoding DUF6107 family protein: MTDLMQDIGLLLAKGLGAIAGAIISLIYLLPKSRREAAGRFFIGVVSGMIFGGAVGVALSDWLAIGSRLTSIEITLMGSAAASLCAWWALGVLARLAERWK, translated from the coding sequence ATGACGGACCTGATGCAGGATATCGGCCTTTTGCTCGCGAAGGGCCTCGGTGCAATAGCCGGTGCGATCATTTCGCTGATCTATCTTCTTCCAAAAAGCCGGCGCGAGGCCGCAGGGCGCTTTTTCATCGGGGTCGTCAGCGGGATGATCTTCGGCGGTGCGGTGGGCGTGGCGCTGTCCGACTGGCTGGCGATCGGATCGCGGCTGACGTCGATCGAGATCACGCTGATGGGTTCAGCCGCCGCGAGCCTTTGTGCCTGGTGGGCGCTCGGCGTTCTGGCACGGCTGGCCGAGCGCTGGAAATAG